From Enterobacteriaceae endosymbiont of Donacia simplex, one genomic window encodes:
- the greA gene encoding transcription elongation factor GreA, with protein MINQIPMTLKGIKKLQKELIKLKNIERPKIINLIIAARKHGDLKENAEYQAAREAQSFCEGRIKEIEIKLSHANIIDITKIIHNNKIIFGSTVSIKNIINNKIISYKIVGDDESDLKNNLISINAPLARALIGKKKHNIIKVQTPKGILKYKILKIQYI; from the coding sequence ATGATAAATCAAATTCCTATGACTTTAAAAGGTATAAAAAAATTACAAAAAGAATTAATTAAATTAAAAAATATAGAAAGACCAAAAATTATTAATTTAATTATAGCAGCTAGAAAACATGGTGATTTAAAAGAAAATGCTGAATATCAAGCAGCTCGTGAGGCACAAAGTTTTTGTGAAGGACGTATTAAAGAAATTGAAATTAAATTATCACATGCTAATATAATAGATATTACAAAAATTATACATAATAATAAAATTATTTTTGGTTCTACAGTATCTATAAAAAATATTATTAATAATAAAATTATTTCTTATAAAATTGTGGGTGATGATGAATCAGATTTAAAAAATAATTTAATTTCAATAAATGCTCCTTTAGCTAGAGCTTTAATTGGAAAAAAAAAACATAATATTATTAAAGTACAAACACCAAAAGGTATTTTAAAATATAAGATATTAAAAATTCAATATATTTAA